The Vitis vinifera cultivar Pinot Noir 40024 chromosome 12, ASM3070453v1 genome has a segment encoding these proteins:
- the LOC100262371 gene encoding anthocyanidin 3-O-glucosyltransferase 2-like: MKQTELVFIPLPIIGHLSPTVEMAKLLTQRDPRFSITIFIMKFPFGSIDSMTTDSDSIRLVTLPPVEISSGATTPGPFISEFIKTQTLLVRDAVHELTRSNSVRLAGFVIDVLCTHMIDVADEFGVPSYLFSTSSAASLGFLLHLQFLHDYEGLNLDEFKDSDAELQVPSYANSVPGKVFPPMIFDKGVDGAAGHVYHMRRLRQAKGVLVNTFIDLESHAIQSFSGSKIPPVYPVGPILNTQMGYGGDQQDASAIMSWLDDQPPSSVVFLCFGSIGSFGADQIKEIAYGLERSGHRFLWSLRQPPPKGKMAFPRDYENIEEVLPEGFLHRTARVGRIIGWAPQVAVLAHTAVGGFVSHCGWNSLLESIWYGVPVATWPMYAEQQINAFQMVKDLGLAVEIKIDYDKDNNYIVNAYEIENGLKKLMSINSEVRKKMNEMQQISRKVMIDGGSSHSSLGHFIENMMANIP, translated from the coding sequence ATGAAACAAACTGAGCTTGTCTTCATCCCACTTCCGATCATTGGCCACCTTTCGCCTACAGTGGAGATGGCAAAGCTGCTTACTCAGCGAGACCCCCGATTCTCAATCACGATCTTCATCATGAAGTTTCCGTTTGGGTCCATTGATAGTATGACCACGGACTCTGATTCCATACGTTTAGTCACACTTCCTCCTGTTGAGATCAGCTCCGGAGCGACGACGCCTGGTCCCTTCATCTCTGAATTCATCAAAACTCAGACACTACTCGTCAGAGACGCAGTCCACGAGCTCACTCGCTCCAACTCGGTTCGGCTCGCTGGGTTCGTTATTGACGTATTGTGCACCCACATGATTGATGTGGCCGATGAGTTTGGGGTGCCTTCCTATCTCTTCTCCACTTCCAGCGCCGCTTCTCTTGGCTTCCTGTTGCATCTTCAGTTCCTCCATGACTATGAGGGCTTGAATCTTGATGAGTTCAAGGACTCGGATGCTGAGTTGCAGGTTCCGAGTTATGCTAACTCGGTTCCAGGTAAGGTCTTCCCTCCTATGATTTTTGACAAGGGAGTCGATGGCGCTGCAGGGCATGTGTATCATATGAGAagattaagacaagccaagggtgttttggtaaataCATTTATTGATCTTGAATCACACGctattcaatcattttctgGGAGTAAAATACCGCCGGTGTATCCCGTTGGACCCATTCTCAACACCCAAATGGGATATGGTGGGGATCAACAAGATGCTAGTGCCATCATGAGCTGGCTTGATGATCAGCCTCCATCGTCAGTTGTTTTCCTTTGCTTCGGGAGCATAGGAAGCTTTGGTGCGGATCAGATCAAGGAGATAGCATATGGGTTAGAGCGCAGTGGGCATCGCTTCTTGTGGTCCCTTCGCCAACCTCCCCCAAAGGGTAAAATGGCATTTCCGAGAGACTATGAAAATATTGAGGAAGTTCTACCAGAAGGGTTTTTACATCGGACGGCTAGAGTTGGAAGGATAATTGGATGGGCTCCACAAGTAGCGGTTTTAGCCCACACAGCTGTTGGAGGATTTGTTTCTCACTGTGGATGGAATTCTCTCCTCGAAAGCATATGGTACGGTGTTCCAGTAGCCACATGGCCAATGTATGCGGAACAACAAATCAATGCATTTCAAATGGTGAAAGATTTAGGATTAGCagtagaaattaaaattgattatgaTAAGGACAACAACTATATTGTAAATGCTTATGAGATTGAAAACGGATTAAAGAAATTGATGAGCATTAATAGTGAAGtgaggaagaaaatgaatgaaatgcaACAAATAAGTAGAAAAGTTATGATAGATGGTGGATCCTCGCACTCTTCTTTAGgtcattttattgaaaatatgatgGCCAATATTCCATAA
- the LOC100250360 gene encoding anthocyanidin 3-O-glucosyltransferase 2 codes for MKQTELVFIPLPIIGHLSPTVEMAKLLTQRDPRFSITIFIMKFPFGSIDSMTTDSDSIRFVTLPPVEFSSGATTPGPFMSEFIKAQTLLVRDAVHELTRSNSVRLAGFVIDALCTHMIDVADEFGVPSYLFSTSSAASLGFLLHLQFLHDYEGLNLDEFKDSDAELQVPSYANSVPGKVFPPMIFYKELGGAPGYMYHMRRLRQAKGVMVNTFIDLESHAIQSFSGSKIPPVYPVGPILNTQMGYGGDQQDASAIMSWLDDQPPSSVVFLCFGSIGSFGADQIKEIAYGLERSGHRFLWSLRQAPPNGKMAFPRDFENIEEVLPEGFLPRTAGIGKMIGWAPQVAVLAHSAVGGFVSHCGWNSLLESIWNGVPVATWPMYAEQQINAFQMVKDLGLAVEIKIDYDKDNSYIVNAHEIENGLKKLMSINSEVRKKMNEMQQISRRVMIDGGSSHSSLGHFIENVMTNIP; via the coding sequence ATGAAACAAACTGAGCTTGTCTTCATCCCACTTCCGATCATTGGCCACCTTTCACCTACAGTGGAGATGGCAAAGCTGCTTACTCAGCGAGACCCCCGATTCTCAATCACGATCTTCATCATGAAGTTTCCGTTTGGGTCCATTGATAGTATGACCACGGACTCTGATTCCATACGTTTCGTCACACTTCCTCCTGTAGAGTTCAGCTCCGGAGCGACGACGCCTGGTCCCTTCATGTCTGAATTCATCAAAGCTCAGACACTACTCGTCAGAGACGCAGTCCACGAGCTCACTCGCTCCAACTCGGTTCGGCTCGCTGGGTTCGTTATTGACGCGCTCTGCACCCACATGATTGATGTGGCCGATGAGTTTGGGGTGCCTTCCTATCTCTTCTCCACTTCCAGCGCCGCTTCTCTTGGCTTCCTGTTGCATCTTCAGTTCCTCCATGACTATGAGGGGTTGAATCTTGATGAGTTCAAGGACTCGGATGCTGAGTTGCAGGTTCCGAGTTATGCTAACTCGGTTCCAGGTAAGGTCTTCCCTCCTATGATTTTTTACAAGGAACTCGGTGGGGCTCCGGGGTATATGTATCATATGAGGagattaagacaagccaagggTGTTATGGTAAATACATTTATTGATCTTGAATCACATGctattcaatcattttctgGGAGTAAAATACCGCCGGTGTATCCCGTTGGACCCATTCTCAACACCCAAATGGGATATGGTGGGGATCAACAAGATGCTAGTGCCATCATGAGCTGGCTTGATGATCAGCCCCCATCGTCAGTTGTTTTCCTTTGCTTCGGGAGCATAGGAAGCTTTGGTGCGGATCAGATCAAGGAGATAGCATATGGGTTAGAGCGCAGTGGGCATCGCTTCTTGTGGTCCCTTCGCCAAGCTCCCCCAAACGGTAAAATGGCATTTCCAAGGGACTTTGAAAATATTGAGGAAGTTCTACCGGAAGGGTTTTTACCGCGGACGGCTGGAATTGGAAAGATGATTGGATGGGCTCCACAAGTAGCGGTTTTAGCTCACTCAGCTGTTGGAGGATTTGTTTCTCATTGTGGATGGAATTCTCTCCTAGAAAGCATATGGAATGGTGTTCCAGTAGCCACATGGCCAATGTATGCGGAACAACAAATCAATGCATTTCAAATGGTGAAAGATTTAGGATTAGCagtagaaattaaaattgattatgaTAAGGATAACAGCTATATTGTAAATGCTCATGAGATTGAAAACGGATTAAAGAAATTGATGAGCATTAATAGTGAAGtgaggaagaaaatgaatgaaatgcaACAAATAAGTAGAAGAGTTATGATAGATGGTGGATCCTCGCACTCTTCTTTAGGTCATTTTATTGAAAACGTAATGACTAATATTCCATAA